Proteins encoded in a region of the Zea mays cultivar B73 chromosome 4, Zm-B73-REFERENCE-NAM-5.0, whole genome shotgun sequence genome:
- the LOC103653008 gene encoding germin-like protein 8-5, producing the protein MAALTYFLLVAFLALVTSQAIASDPSPLQDFCVADKYSPVKVNGFVCKDPMAVNADDFFKAAKLDQPRDTKNKVGSNVTLINAMQLPGLNTLGISLARIDYAPLGQNPPHTHPRATEILTVLEGKLYVGFVTSNQANNNNKLFTKVLNKGDVFVFPQGLIHFQFNPVHDKPAVAIAALSSQNPGVITIANAVFGSKPPISDDVLAKAFQVQKGTIDWLQAQFWENNHY; encoded by the exons ATGGCAGCCTTGACCTACTTCCTTCTTGTTGCCTTTCTAGCGTTGGTCACATCTCAGGCCATTGCCTCTGACCCTAGCCCGCTTCAAGACTTCTGTGTTGCCGACAAATACTCTCCGG TGAAGGTAAATGGATTTGTTTGCAAGGACCCCATGGCTGTGAACGCAGATGACTTCTTCAAGGCAGCAAAACTTGACCAACCAAGGGACACCAAGAACAAGGTGGGATCCAACGTTACTTTGATCAATGCCATGCAGTTACCAGGACTCAACACATTGGGCATCTCGTTGGCTCGCATTGACTACGCACCCTTAGGTCAAAATCCTCCACACACCCACCCACGTGCCACAGAGATCCTCACCGTGCTTGAGGGGAAACTCTATGTTGGATTTGTCACCTCCAACCAAGCTAACAACAACAACAAGCTATTTACCAAGGTCCTCAACAAGGGCGATGTGTTTGTATTCCCCCAAGGACTTATCCACTTCCAGTTCAACCCGGTCCATGACAAGCCAGCAGTCGCGATCGCTGCACTAAGCAGCCAGAACCCTGGAGTTATTACTATTGCGAATGCAGTCTTTGGATCAAAGCCACCTATCTCAGATGATGTCTTGGCCAAGGCCTTCCAGGTGCAAAAGGGGACAATCGATTGGCTTCAAGCTCAGTTTTGGGAGAACAACCACTACTAA